A region of the Vanrija pseudolonga chromosome 2, complete sequence genome:
CGCGTCGGGGTACACGTCGCAGGCGTACGCGCCGGAGCGGCGCAAGGCGCTCTTCATCGCGCAGCAGTGGAGCATCATCTGTAtcggctcggcggtcggCAGCGCGATCGGCCTCAGCGCCAACTACAACAAGACGAAGGCGACCGGCGTCGGGCCGGCCGTATATGGCGCATTCATTGGCATCCACCTCCTCGCTGGGATCATCGCGCTGTGCTTCATCGTCGACCCGCGCACCGTGCGCCGCAACGACGGGACGTACCTCGCTGTCTTTCCCCATGCGAGCTTGCGCGACGAGCTTAGAGGCATGTGGGAGACGCTGCATAACCCCCGCGTCATGATGTTCATGTTTGCGGCGTTTGCGCTCGACTTGTGGCTCCCGATCCTCGGCAGCTGGAACTCGTTTACCTTCAGCCTGCGTGCTCGCACCCTCAACTCTATGGTGTTTTACCTCATccagagtgagtgggcgtgaGCTGCTTCGTAGTTTCGGCTGGCTTACGCTCCAGTCCCCTCCGCATTCTTCTGCAACTGGCTCGTGTCAACAGACCTCGTCCCCTCGCGCCGCAAGCGCATCGCATACGCCCTCACCTGGGCGACAGTCATCAACGTCGCCGCTTGGGCAGCCTGGATCCAGTACCTCGCCAAGCACAACCTCGACCGGCACAAGCCAGGCCCCGCGCTCGACTGGACAatggggcgggcgtgggccgAGCCATTCGGCGTAAGTCGCGCTACTTCCCGCCTGCCACACTCGCCTTTTGCTAACCCATGTCAGATCTACCTCGTGATGGGCATCATGGCCCCCGTGCTCCGCAACTTTTGTCTCTACATGTGCTCGATCGCGTCCAATGACCCGACAAAGCAGGCGCGCTACAATGCAGTCCTGCACAGCATGCCGCAGGCGGGCATCTGCGTGGCCTTCGGCGTGGACAGCACCAAGATCCGGTACTTgtacgaggcggccgcgtgGTTCGGCGTCACGATCGCGTCTCTCGTTGTCGCTGCCATCGGGGTCGCGCTATACGCTACCGAGACGCTGTATGGtgctgccggcgaggagaacGTCATTGTGCCCACTGTTGAGGCGAAGACTCTCGGAATTGACACGCACGGCGAGATGGTCACTATCGAGGCTAaggacggcgcgcacgtGGCTGTGCAGGGTGTCGATGAGAAGAAGGTGTAAGAGAGAGGGAGATTATGGGAGTGGGGctggggaggacgagggagagGTAGCCAAAGGTTGTAGAATCAATGCAAGATgtgacggcgtcgagaaTCAATACCATGTCTGACCCCCTCCCCGTGGTTCCCGGTGTAGAAATTATATCCATGAAAGAGTAAAGTAGTGTACAGACTAGTCCCAGAGCCACGAGATGATCTTGATCCATCCCTTGGATTGGTTGTCGGGCTCCTCGGGATTGCGCTCAATCTCGCGGAGGATGCTCTCTAGGGGAATGTCCTCGAGACGGACCCACTTGGTGCGCTTGACAAGCTTCCAGATGGTGtaggcggcagcgacgagtcCAATGTCAAGGTACGAGGTGATGAAACCGGCCGCGGACCAGTTGCCCTTGGTGAAGACGCGGAAGCCgttggtgaggaggaggaggatggtgAAGAAGAGGCCAACGGCGGACGCGTAGGCTGGGAGAGTCAGTGGGGTACAATGAAAGCCACTGCTCGCGACTCACGAGTCCAGGCGTTGTGCCACGGCAGGCGCTTGGGGCTGATGCCCTGCTtgcggagggcggcgtggagaCGCAGGTGGTTGAAGAGGATGGCCGACCACGAGATAAGCACACCGCAACCGACGAGGTTGATGAACCAGTAGAAGACGGTGAGGGCGCCCGACGAGAGCGACATGAAGGCGAGGAACGAGAAGAGGATGAACGTCGAGACGGCGACGTACGGGACACCCCAGGACGTAGTGCGGAGGAAGATGCGCGGGGCGTGGCGCTTGACGGCGAGACCGTAAAGCACACGGGATCCGGCAAGGAGCGCCTGGTTCGAGgccgaccaggccgaggtGATGACCACGGCGTTGACGATCGAAGGGATGGCCTTGAtgccggccgccgacgcggcgatgacgaacggcgaggtggcggcggttCCCGAGTCGTCCTGGATGCGCGGGTCGTCGGACGACACGAGCATGCCGACGATGAGCACGGAGAGGACGTAGAAGATGGTGATACGCGCGAACACACGCTTGACGGCCTTGGGGATCGCCTGGCGGGGGTTACgcgtctcggccgcggccatggcgaccgactcggcgcccGAGAACGAGAAGATGGCGTTGATGAGCACGGCccagaagccgaggaagcgGCCCCACGACCCCTCAGCAATGTAGGGGACAAAGGGGCCAGGGTGCTTCCAGTAACGGaagccgacgcgctcgacgcccttgatgccgccgcacgccgtgATCAGGCCGAAGATGATGAGGCCGACGATGAGCAGGATCTTGATGATGGCGAAGCCGAACTCGATCTCGCCAAAGTAGCGCACCTTTGCGAACGCGACCATGGCCGTGATGAcgatgaagacgacgatCCAGATGGAAGCGTTGAGGTCAGGCCTCCAGAACGCGATGAGCACGCAGATGGCCGAGATCTCCGAGGGGACAGAAAGCCAGTTACCGTAGACAATGTTCCAGCCGAGCGCGAAGCCCAGCGCCGGGTCCGCGAGCAGCTCAGAGTGACGCACAAAGGAGCCAGTGACGGGGACCAGGGCGGTCACTTCTCCGAGCGCGAACTGCACCGCGCAGACGATGAGGCCAATGAAAAAGtaggcgaggagcgagccgagcggaCCGCCGGTCGCGATCGAGCCGCCGAGCGAGAGGAAAAGACCAGTACCGATGGagcctgggggtgtgagcgcgTGCGGGTGAGGGTGCCGTGTGTGGGAAAGAGCGGGTCTTGGACATTGCAGAGCGAGCCCACTGCCAGGCtgtgacggcgaggtcgagccgcAGCGCTGGAGCAAGTGCTTGCTGCGGCCCGCCTGCCCTTCACGCTGCAGGATGCTTTGTCATGGGCTTTTCGTCGTTGAGTAGAGGAATGGGCAGTTTCGGCTTGCCGCAGCCAGTGCCCAGTGGGCAGCTGGCCACGAGGACAAGCATTGCTTATCTCTTCCTTGTGCGGGCAACGAatgcctcggcggcacgatTGTCGAGTGCGTGATCGCTCATCAtggcgccaccaccatgtGGATCATCGCGGTGTGTGCGCGACAACCACAACCAtaaccaccaccgccacgtCTTTACTCACCAGCAAGGGCAATCATGGACAGGTGGCGCTGGCTGAGCCCCTTCTGGAGATCGCGCTTCTCGTTGGCGCTGTagtcgctcgccgagtcgacaGTGTagttgccctcgtcggcgggctccttcttgtcgctgttgctgccgccagcggcgcgctcggcgtccaccCCGCCGGGGTGGTAGTATTCGTCGCTACGTTGGCTCTTTTCGTATTCTGCCATGGTGGTTGTCGGTGAAGAGAAAGCAGGGATGGGGGGCAGTGGCTTGTTTTTatcagctgctgctgctgctgctgctgcaagcACGCAAGGTGAGCTGACTTGCTTAGGCCAGGCACTTCGCCGCAGGTGGTGGGCTGGAGAGACATTCCTGCACCCTCTGCCTGATTAAAAAATAACAGATGGCGTCATCTCGCTTGGGCCAGGAGGGCCtgcatgctgctgcatgTGGGACGACCGACTGGCAAAAGAGGAACGAAAGCGGGCCGCTGGGCATGTGACAGTTGGCACAGGTGCGGCCtttgagcgcgcgcggcatccCCCAGGAGGAGGCCTGTCTCGAGCGTGATCCCTGGGCAACCTATCCGCGCttctcggcgctggcgcgacagcggcgaccaAAAGGTGACTGTGACTGATACAAACCTGGGTTCAGGCAGACCTCGACCAGACGGACCCTCGCGCTACGAGCTCACTGCCTCGGCTCGCCGCCCAATTCggtgtgccgccgccgtgcatTTGAGAGGTCTCAGGAGGACGGCAGAGGGCAGGCTGCGCGCGGACAGGTTTGAGACAGAACGGTTTGCAATCTCATGATCTGCCAAATAGCTAGCTAGCTGGGTgactgcgctgcgccgcgacctCGGACGAGCACGCTAGTCGAGCCAGGACAAGCATAGCCTGTGCCTAGACTGCACGTCTTCCGGCACGCAAAAAGCAGCAGTAAGAGCCCTACTCACACGACGTGACGGTTGCCCAGGAACTGTCGATCAACAATCTCTCCATCACGTACTTCATTCACTCTtgcgtgctcgacgacaacaggGGCTTGGCAgcgaccaccaccaacctTGTACTCGCTTACAGAAACGCCActgctcactcactcactcaccatgGCACACAGGTCGGCAAAtttggcgccgacgccgacgtcgtccaGGTGGCCAGGGTCGCCGCTGCTTGGCCCTCCCTCGGCCGTCAGCCGAGCGAGACGAGACCGAAGAGCGAGCACGACATTTGGTGTGAGCGAGGAGCCGAGGCAGATGGATCTGCAGGTACAAGAATGGAACGGATTCCAGCACACGACGCATTCGATgtggcgcgccgggcgccgGTGCGAGGTACGTGTCTGTCAGCGCTGCGTACTTGCTCAAGCTCAACGGTGCATGTGCTCCGTCGCCGCTACGGCCGCCTGCATGGCCGCGGACTGACTggactgactgactgactgactcaCGCGGCCCACTCACGGGCGGAtacgtcgccaagctccaccacgcaccacgcACTATCTTATCAAGTGACGTGACCACCGCTCGGTGCCAAGCCACaacgccgcagcgccgcccccgcgcagATCGATCGACGTGCCTCGCGGCTCTCGGCACGCAGCGCGGCACAACTCTGCAGCGATAGCAGCAGCGTATCAtgcggcgcgaggtggacgagctcggAACCGAGATGTGCGTCTCGCCGAGGGTCCGCAGCAGCCGGACGGaaccgactcggcgtcggagtCGGCGTTAGCGACCTGTCGCCGACCGGCCGGTCGGCGCCATGGCCGCCTGCCGAGTCTGCAGTAGcagctgctggtggtggtctgcatggccgcgcgctcagcgCTTCTTCTCATGGCTACAGCTGagccgcagctcggcgctTCACATCGTATTCATGGTCCGTGGGCTATTGTCCGACTGTCTGTCATCTGGCATCTCCTCCTCACGGCATCCTCATGCGCACTGCCCTACGCATCCGCACTCCACTGCTGGTTCTGGTTCCCGTCATAGCAGCGCCAGGTCTGCACGGCACCGAACGCGCCGTCCTTGTTGTCGAGGCACTGGTCGAGGgaggtgacggcggcggcggcgaaacctggggtgtcagctcaTGActgtcgcgcgccggcgacccactcgtgccgagctgctggaacACGCCGTCGTGGAAGCTCCACTCGTACCCGACCACCCAAGACTCGGTGGGGCacacgccgaggtgcgcgacgtTGCCGTCCGCCTGGGTGTAACCACCGCCAgaggtcgcgccggcgacaagGCAGTAGTTGTACCCCTCCAGCTTGACGCGCGTCGGGCCGTCGTTGAACTCGAAGCGGATCGGCTGCTGAGAGCACGGGTTGCAGGGTCGACTGGGGCGTGAGTGCTCCGCATGGTGACAGACTCACATGGCAATGTCGACGCTGTCGCCGTAGTACTGCGACGTGGTCTGGATGCACAGGTCGGTGCGGCCCCCGGGGTGGATGGTGGAAGTGTGGGACGCGCGCTTGAGGGGCGTcgcggtggcgagcgcggcgagggtgaTGATGGCGATGGGAGCGAGCATTGGTGAGGATGTCGTGTGATGTGTGCGTGGTGAGTGTAGGTGAGTGGCGCGCCGCACTCCTCTGCCTCGTTGTTATATCTCCACGCCGCGTCCCATCTCGCTCCAGCGCGGGCAATGCCATGTCTTCTGACGCCAATTGCCcgagtcgacgtcgtcggacGATGCTTATCATCCCGAGGGTGGGCATGATCAGCTGGGCTTGGCAGTGATCAGCTGTTCGTGGAAtgcgggcgaggtgcggcGTGGCTCCAGGTGATCGTaccggcggccagctcgcaTTCCACGATTTGCCCGAGAGTCGTCGCTCGGCTTCTTCTGTGTAGAACACAACTGTCGGCTGCTTGGACACCTACATAAGCTGCGATGCCGACGTGCGGGCGATCACTGCACCGCCACGAGCGTCACTCGGTGCATCGGCGTCCTCGTGACCAAGGCGTGGTGAGTGtgcggccagcgcggcgagtcAAGAACCGAGACGGCATTCATGCCACGCCTACAGAGCATTGTCCATTCAATGTCCTTGCTCTCATCGCCGCTCACGCGCCCGCACGGTACTCGTCAGCGACCCACTGCTGGTTCATGTTGCCCTCGTAGCAGGTCCACATCTGAATGCCGTAGTTGGCGCCGTCGGTATTATCGAGGCATTGGTTCGGGCGGCCCTTGCCCGTGTCTATGGTCAATCAGCACTACCCTCGCGCCACGCCCGACCCACTCGTGTTGATCTGCTCCAGGCGCCCGTTGGCAAAGTTCCACTCGAAGCCCGTCGCATCCGTCCCCTCGGGGGGACAGATACCCAGCCACGCGATCGTCCCGTCCCCGCTGTACGTGTAGTGCCCGTTCTCGACCCCGGCCTGCAGGCAGTAGTTGTACCCTTCCACCCGAACGCGTGTCTTGCCGTCCGTGAAGATGAAGCGTGGGGGAATGCTGAGCGACTTGGCGCATGGCCCGCTGGCGTGGTGAGTCTGCGACGTCTGCGACGGTGCACGCTTACATCACCAGCGCCTCACTGCCGCCGTAGTACTTCGACGCCGTCTTGATGCACAAGTCCTGCCTGGCCTTAGGGTGAATGAGGGCCGTGTACGTGTGCC
Encoded here:
- the SPAC6F6.04c_1 gene encoding uncharacterized protein, with the protein product MTDDTIEPTAQEHKPLSWLRLRSPVVQNLICSCVLAMTPGILLALTAMGAGGGKPNTVSFFNQTNVILYSVFTVSSILAGSAINMFGPRYCLAFGSTGYALYVGGLWYFSNTGREPFPLFTAAYLGVTAGFLWDASGYTSQAYAPERRKALFIAQQWSIICIGSAVGSAIGLSANYNKTKATGVGPAVYGAFIGIHLLAGIIALCFIVDPRTVRRNDGTYLAVFPHASLRDELRGMWETLHNPRVMMFMFAAFALDLWLPILGSWNSFTFSLRARTLNSMVFYLIQIPSAFFCNWLVSTDLVPSRRKRIAYALTWATVINVAAWAAWIQYLAKHNLDRHKPGPALDWTMGRAWAEPFGIYLVMGIMAPVLRNFCLYMCSIASNDPTKQARYNAVLHSMPQAGICVAFGVDSTKIRYLYEAAAWFGVTIASLVVAAIGVALYATETLYGAAGEENVIVPTVEAKTLGIDTHGEMVTIEAKDGAHVAVQGVDEKKV
- the DIP5_2 gene encoding Dicarboxylic amino acid permease: MAEYEKSQRSDEYYHPGGVDAERAAGGSNSDKKEPADEGNYTVDSASDYSANEKRDLQKGLSQRHLSMIALAGSIGTGLFLSLGGSIATGGPLGSLLAYFFIGLIVCAVQFALGEVTALVPVTGSFVRHSELLADPALGFALGWNIVYGNWLSVPSEISAICVLIAFWRPDLNASIWIVVFIVITAMVAFAKVRYFGEIEFGFAIIKILLIVGLIIFGLITACGGIKGVERVGFRYWKHPGPFVPYIAEGSWGRFLGFWAVLINAIFSFSGAESVAMAAAETRNPRQAIPKAVKRVFARITIFYVLSVLIVGMLVSSDDPRIQDDSGTAATSPFVIAASAAGIKAIPSIVNAVVITSAWSASNQALLAGSRVLYGLAVKRHAPRIFLRTTSWGVPYVAVSTFILFSFLAFMSLSSGALTVFYWFINLVGCGVLISWSAILFNHLRLHAALRKQGISPKRLPWHNAWTPYASAVGLFFTILLLLTNGFRVFTKGNWSAAGFITSYLDIGLVAAAYTIWKLVKRTKWVRLEDIPLESILREIERNPEEPDNQSKGWIKIISWLWD